Below is a window of Longimicrobium terrae DNA.
ACCGGCGGGGACGGCCGCGGGTGCCGGCACCGAGGCCAGGCGCGGGGTCTGCCCCGGCGCGGAGATCCGCGAGGGGATGGGCGCGGGCGCCGCAACGGAGCGCGCCACGGCCCGGATGGGCGCGACGGCGACGATGGCGGCGGCAACCGCGCAGGCGGCCAGCGCGCGGCCGCGGAACGAGGACGAGGAGGTGTGGTCGAGCATGGTGATCCTTCGTTTGAGGTTGTGGAACGACCACGCCGCTCCCGCCGCGGAAAAGGTCGCGGTCCGGCGTGACACACCGAGCGCCAGCAGCATGCGCCCGTAGCTCTGCGGAGACGTACCGAGCGTGGTGAGGACGGCCTCATCGCACGCGGCTTCGCGCCAGAACGCGTACTCGCGGGCGGCCAGGCGGGCCAGGGGGTGAAAGAAGAAGAAGCGTTCGGCGGCGGCCGGCACGCAGCCCAGCCACAGGTCGCCGCGCTTGAGGTGCGCGACCTCGTGGCAGAGCGCCATGCGACGCTGGTCGGGCGAGAGCGCCGCGAAACCCTGTGCCGGCACCAGGATCACCGGCCGGCGCACCCCCACGATCATCGGCGACTCGACTTCCGCCGACACCCGCACGTCCACCACCGCGCGGCTGGCGAGCCGGGCGGAAAGCTCGCGCACGTCCGCGTGCAGTGACTCGGGCGCGGGCAGCGATCGCGAGACCAGCGCCCGGGTGCGCCGCCAGTCCCGCAGCGTGCGCGTCAGCGCAACGCCCATCCCCAGTGCCCACGCACCGACGACGACGGCGGTCCACGGGATCTCCGGCGCGCCCCGGCCGGGCACCGGCGCCGTTTCCGCTTTCTCAGCGGCGCCGGTGGAGGACTGCGAGGGGATGGAATGCGCGTCCATCGCCGCGGCGGGGGCGGACGCGGGCGCGCTGGCGAGCACGGGCACGGGAATGGGCGTGAACCAGAGCA
It encodes the following:
- a CDS encoding M56 family metallopeptidase, translated to MLSLLVRASLEGALLAACVWLACRALPRMSPRVRALLWWCVAAKFVVALLWFTPIPVPVLASAPASAPAAAMDAHSIPSQSSTGAAEKAETAPVPGRGAPEIPWTAVVVGAWALGMGVALTRTLRDWRRTRALVSRSLPAPESLHADVRELSARLASRAVVDVRVSAEVESPMIVGVRRPVILVPAQGFAALSPDQRRMALCHEVAHLKRGDLWLGCVPAAAERFFFFHPLARLAAREYAFWREAACDEAVLTTLGTSPQSYGRMLLALGVSRRTATFSAAGAAWSFHNLKRRITMLDHTSSSSFRGRALAACAVAAAIVAVAPIRAVARSVAAPAPIPSRISAPGQTPRLASVPAPAAVPAGTPTAPLQAGKAEAPRQDELQFVLFHADGNTVTVGNSSQVDRARSHRRGNEPLLWFRYDGGEYVVRDAAVLREVDELWEPVGRIGEEQGRVGQQQGEIGEHQGRIGARQGEIGARQGELGARLGALGGRVALLAMREAAGPSDSDRRAIVRDREEVEAQMREISRQMEQLNRDMGEFEAPMHERDGEMEALGRQMEALSGRMEAAAERADSGMQTLVRRAIQSGAAVSVR